The genomic interval GCGGCACGCCGACGACGGCAGCGACTTCCCCATATGACAGACCTTCGACGGAAATGAGGAGCAGCACCGTCCGCTGCTCCTCGGGCAACGCATCAAGTGCGCGCAACAGGTCTCGGTGGTGCAGGCCTGCGTCCTGATCGGCCGGGTGGCCGAGCGCAGCGTCGTCCACGAGGTGGAGCGGAACCGCCGTACCTCGCCGGCTATGCTGCCGCTGATGGTCGACCAACAGATTGTGCAGGATCGCATAGATCCAGGGGCGAACCTCCGTCCCGCGTCGTTGCCGCCAGCGCCCGACCGCGCGCTCAAGGCAATCCTGCACCACGTCATCCGCCATCGCCCGATCGCGCAACCACGACCGGGCATAACGGCGCAGACCGGGGACCAGGGGCTCGATCGCGGCGGCAAGCGGGTCCATCTCAGTCGCGCTGCACCTGCACGATGCGGCCCGGTGCGCCATTCACTACCTCGGCGACCGCCAGAAAGCGCCGGGGGGCCGCTGCACTGCCCTGAACGATCTGCCGGATCGGACCCGATGCGTTGACGATCGCCGCACCTGCCGGATTGCTCATGAAGTTCGCAAGCGGCTCTACCGCACCGCTGCCGTCCGCGTTGGCGGTGAGCACGAGCATATAAGGCTTCTTGGGCTGCAAACCGGTAACGGCACTCTGCACGACCTGAATGATGCCCTGGTCGAAGAGGGTAATGCTGCTTGCCGCACCATTGCCTCCAACTGGCCCCATGTTCAGATGCACCGCCTTGCCTGCCGTACCGAGCGGTTGGAGATTGTCGGTGCCGGGGCCTGTCGGAATAGCGTTCGGCACATAGGCGATCGCCTGCGGTGCCTGTCCGACCGGCACGGTGGCAACGACCTTGTTGCCGGCGGTGTCGATCGCGGCAAGTTCATCGGCATTCTCCAGCCCGACATAGATGCGCCGGCCGTCGCCCGATGGCCAGACGCCGTGCGGCATCTTGCCGACCGGGATGGTAGCGACAAGCGCGAAGTCGGACGTGCGGAACACCTTCACCGCGTTTTCCCCGCCCACCGTGACATAGGCGAACTGTCCCCTGACCGTGCGGGCGAAGTTGACGTGATTGGTGATCGGTCCGGTATCCAGCACCTTGAGGATCGCGAAAGGCGGCCTGGCATCGAATGCGACCGTCTTGCCGATGTCCTTCAGCGTGAACCACACCTGCTTGCCGTCCGGCGTCGCGGCGATGTTAGGACAGAACGGACTCGGCTGCGCCACCTGTCCGACCTGCGCGTGGGTCGAGACATCGAACACGGCCAGCACCGGATTGAACGAGGAACAGACATAGCCGTATCGGCCATCGGGAGAGAAGATCGTCATGCCCGGACCACCGGGCGTCTTGATGCGACCGGTCTCCTTGTACGTCGTGGGGTCGAGCACGGCGATGTAATCCTCGCCGCGTACCGTAACCCACACCTCCTTGCCGTCCGGCGTGAAGAACGCCTCATGCGGGCTGCGCCCGACATAGGTCGTGTGCTTGACGGTGTTGGTGGCGGTGTCGATCCACGACACGGCGTTGGATCCGATCGACACGACCGCCAGTGTTTTCCCGTCCGGCGAGAAGCCGAGGCCGTGAACCAGCACCTGCCCCTTGTAGAGCGGGGAAAAATTCATCGGCTGCGGATCGCCGAGCTTGATGACGCCGAGCAACCTGTTGTCGGCCGGGTCCGTCACCGACACCGTGTTGGAGAATTGTTCGGATGCATAGACGCGGTCGCGGTGGCTGACAGGCACGTCCTTGGCGTTCCACGGCGCCTGCTGGGCCATGGCAATGCCCGGTGCGGCGCTCATCAGCAAGGCGGCCGAGCGCAGGAAGGTCGGGATCATGTCAGTGCTCCATATGGCTGTGGTGGTCGCCGCCCTGCGTCGGGGCTGGCGTCGAAGGGGGTAGCGGCTGACCGATCGCCAACTTCATG from Sphingomonas taxi carries:
- a CDS encoding RNA polymerase sigma factor — translated: MDPLAAAIEPLVPGLRRYARSWLRDRAMADDVVQDCLERAVGRWRQRRGTEVRPWIYAILHNLLVDHQRQHSRRGTAVPLHLVDDAALGHPADQDAGLHHRDLLRALDALPEEQRTVLLLISVEGLSYGEVAAVVGVPLGTVMSRISRGRDRLATLLQEDERPRLRSIR
- a CDS encoding YncE family protein, whose amino-acid sequence is MIPTFLRSAALLMSAAPGIAMAQQAPWNAKDVPVSHRDRVYASEQFSNTVSVTDPADNRLLGVIKLGDPQPMNFSPLYKGQVLVHGLGFSPDGKTLAVVSIGSNAVSWIDTATNTVKHTTYVGRSPHEAFFTPDGKEVWVTVRGEDYIAVLDPTTYKETGRIKTPGGPGMTIFSPDGRYGYVCSSFNPVLAVFDVSTHAQVGQVAQPSPFCPNIAATPDGKQVWFTLKDIGKTVAFDARPPFAILKVLDTGPITNHVNFARTVRGQFAYVTVGGENAVKVFRTSDFALVATIPVGKMPHGVWPSGDGRRIYVGLENADELAAIDTAGNKVVATVPVGQAPQAIAYVPNAIPTGPGTDNLQPLGTAGKAVHLNMGPVGGNGAASSITLFDQGIIQVVQSAVTGLQPKKPYMLVLTANADGSGAVEPLANFMSNPAGAAIVNASGPIRQIVQGSAAAPRRFLAVAEVVNGAPGRIVQVQRD